A single window of Myripristis murdjan chromosome 21, fMyrMur1.1, whole genome shotgun sequence DNA harbors:
- the rpl8 gene encoding large ribosomal subunit protein uL2, with protein MGRVIRGQRKGAGSVFKAHVKHRKGAAKLRHIDFAERHGYIKGIVKDIIHDPGRGAPLAKVAFRDPYRFKKRTELFIAAEGIHTGQFIYCGKKAQLNIGNVLPVGTMPEGTIICCLEEKPGDRGKLARASGNYATVISHNPETKKSRVKLPSGSKKVISSANRAVVGVVAGGGRIDKPILKAGRAYHKYKAKRNCWPRVRGVAMNPVEHPFGGGNHQHIGKPSTIRRDAPAGRKVGLIAARRTGRLRGTKTVQEKEN; from the exons ATGGGACGTGTGATCAGGGGACAGAGAAAAGGTGCGGGCTCTGTGTTCAAAGCCCATGTGAAGCACAGGAAAGGTGCTGCTAAACTCCGCCACATTGACTTTGCTGAACGTCATGGTTACATCAAGGGGATTGTGAAG GATATCATCCATGACCCCGGCCGTGGCGCTCCCCTGGCCAAAGTGGCCTTCCGTGACCCATACCGTTTCAAGAAGAGGACGGAGCTCTTCATTGCTGCAGAGGGCATCCACACCGGACAGTTCATCTACTGTGGCAAGAAGG CTCAGCTGAACATTGGCAATGTCCTGCCCGTTGGCACAATGCCTGAGGGTACCATCATCTGCTGCCTGGAGGAGAAGCCAGGTGACAGGGGCAAGCTGGCCCGTGCTTCAGGAAACTATGCCACAGTCATCTCCCACAACCCCGAGACCAAGAAGTCCAGAGTCAAGCTGCCCTCTGGCTCCAAGAAAGTCATCTCCTCTGCCAACAGAGCTGTCGTTG GTGTGGTTGCTGGAGGTGGTCGTATTGACAAGCCCATCCTGAAGGCTGGTCGTGCCTACCACAAGTACAAGGCCAAGAGGAACTGCTGGCCACGTGTCCGTGGTGTGGCTATGAAC CCTGTTGAGCATCCCTTCGGTGGTGGTAACCATCAGCATATTGGTAAGCCCTCAACCATCAGGAGGGACGCACCTGCTGGTCGCAAGGTCGGTCTTATTGCTGCCCGTCGTACAGGCAGACTGCGCGGAACAAAGACCGTCCAGGAGAAAGAAAACTAA